TCGGCCCCAATCCCTGTTCCGCATCTCCCCCTCCCGGAGGAAATCTGCGCGGACGCAGGCGAGCCAGCCGCCCTGACCGGCTCTGATCCCTTCTGGCGGCGCCCTGTGGGGGTCGCCCAAGCCCAACTCGGTCGCGAAACTCGCAAGCACTTTCGGCTGGTCACTCTGTAGTTGCACCCCAACGTTGGATCTGACCGGACGTTGCGGCTCCGTCAAAATGCCGGGATCAGCCGTCCAGACATGGGACCTGTCACTCTGAGCCGCTCCGTCACTCCACCCTCCCGAATTGACCTCTCCACGATTTCTCCCCAGCCAGCGCACCCACTCCAAATCAGACTGTCCGGCGAGGAATGTGAGGCCGGCGCCGCGAGACAAACTTGCAGGTCGTCGCGGCAGCGAGCGTGAAACGCATCAGGTCTAGGCACCGTCGGCGCTTCACACCGCGGACCGGCGTCGCCTGAGGAAATAGGTGAGGACCGGCCCGATTCCCTTGCATTCAGTAAGTCCCCGCTCCTCGAAGATGAAGTCCTCCTTCAGGACCTGGTACGTGCTCTCGGAAACATGCACGGCCCCGGGTACACCGGATGATTCCATTCGGCTCGCCACATTCACGGTGTCGCCCCAAAGATCATACGTGAACTTCCGCTTGCCGATTACCCCGGCGACGATCGGGCCGGTGTTCATTCCCACGCGAATCTTGAGATCGGTGCCGTTGGCCGCGTTGAGCCGGTCCAGGGCGTCAATCATCTCCAATGCCGCATCAGCCACCGCCTGGGCATGGTCCTCGCGGGACACGGGAATCCCCCCGGCGAGCATGTAGCTGTCGCCGATTGTCTTGATCTTCTCGAGACGATGCCTCTCCACCAGCAGATCGAAGGCGGTAAAAATGCCGTTGAGAACCTTCACCAAATCGGCGGGAGCTGTGCGGCGGGAGAGCGCGGTAAATCCGACCAGGTCCGCGAACATCACCGTTACGGTCGGGTGCCCGTTCGCAATCGTGGGCTCCCCGAGCTTGAGCCGTTCGGCAATGGCCTTGGGCAGGATGTTCAGGAGCAGCCGCTCGGACTTATCCCGCTCAATCTCGAGCAGGTCTTTCTCCGTCTGCAGCTGAACCACGCGCAGTCGGTCGAGGTCCCGGAGGCGCTTTTTCTCTATGGACGATGTGACGCGGGCGCGCAGCAAGGTGGGATTGAAGGGTTTCGGCAGATAGTCCTCCGCGCCCAGTTCAATGCAATTGACGGCGTTCTCGATCTGCTCGGCGCCCGAGATCACGATGATCGGCAGTCCGCTCAAATGGTGGTTGTTCTTGACCGCGACGAGCACTTCCATGCCGTTCATCTCCGGCATTTCCATGTCGAGCAGCATCAAGTCGAAAGGCCGCTCGAGAACCAGGTCGATTGCCTGTCGCCCGTTGACGGCCTCGGTAACGTTTCTGAATCCGATGGCATTGAGGGCGCGGATCAGTGCCAGCCGCATGGTGCGGCTGTCATCAACCACCAGCACGGCGGCCCGGTGAAGAGCGCTGGTGCTGACATCGTCGGCTGCTGTTCCAGACGGAGGCGTGGCCCTCGATGGGGCACGCGATGGAAAGTCGGGGTTCACAAAAAAATGTTTGGGAGCGACTGCGCACTCAGGCATCTGTGCCGGCACGCGGCGTCAGGGTGATGATTCGTCCCACCTTGGCCAGCAACTGTTCCTCGCGGAACGGCTTGGTGACGTAGTCCCGAACGCCCAGACGGGCGACGGTGGCCATGTTGTCGCAACCCGTCTCGGCCGTGAGCATGATGACGGGGATTCGACGCAACACATCGTCCGCGCGCAACTGTCGCAGCATGGTGATCCCGTCCATGATCGGCATGTTGTAGTCGAGCAGGATGAGGTCCGGCCGTTCCCGCGCCGCCGCGGCCAGACCCTGCGCCCCGTTCTCCGCTTCGCACACCTCGCACTTGAACGGACGAAACAGCCGGGCCACCAGCAGGCGGATGGTCTTGCTGTCGTCCACGCTGAGGATTTTGGGGGTCATGATGGCCTCAGGATGCATCGGACCTCCAGCGTGAGCCGATGTCCCTCACAGATCCAATCCGTTTGGGTTCCCCCGGCATCGAGTTCTGACGACCCGCGGCGACCGGGGCCGCACCCGACGACCGGGGTGCCGAGCCGGCACGGGAAGCCGGCGGCATCCAAGGAGGCAGCCATGCGGCCGGCGACCATGTTGGCGAGTTCTCCGGCGAAATCCATAAGTTGGGTTGCGTCCGCGGACGTGGCGTCGAAAGGGCCCAGGAGGCGGGCGCTTGCCTCGCGGGCAAACGATTCCGGGAGGTCGAGGTGCACCTCGCCGGAGATCCGCTCCCCGCACATTGCCACCGTGGCGCCGAACCCGGGCCCTGCGACGCCGCCAGCAGTCCCAACGGCCCGGCGCACCTCCATTGCCGAAAGCGATACCAGAGCCTCAAGGACTTCGACCAATGCCCGGCTGCTGATGCCGCGCAGGTCGGGGACATTGGATGCGGCGCTCATGCACGGACCGGTTGAGCGAGGGCCTGCAACAGCGCCCGGGCCATTTCCGGCAGGGGCACGACGTGATCCACCACGCCCATCTTGATGGCCGCCTGCGGCATGCCGTAGACCACACAGCTGTCCTCATGCTCCGCGAGGGTGCGCGCCCCGGCAACGCGCAGCGCCTGCATGCCCCGGGCACCGTCCACCCCCATGCCCGTCAGCAGGACCGCCACCGCCTGCGCCCCGGCATGATCGGCCGCGGAACGGAACAGGACATCCACTGCCGGACGGCAATGATGCACCGGCGGTGACTGCGTCAATCGCGCGCGGTAGCCACGGCTCGAGGGCACCAATGCCAGGTGAAAATCGCCGGGCGCCACCAGACAGAGGCCCGGGCGCAGTTCATCGTCATTGGCAGCCTCGCGCACCTCAAACGGGCACAGTCCATTCAGATGCTCGGCCATCACTCGGGAAAAATTCGGCGGAATGTGCTGAACCACCGCAATCGGCGGCAGCCGGTCGGGCAGCTGCGGCAGTAGAAAGCGCAGGGCCTCGACTCCGCCCGTCGAGGCGCCGATCACGATGAGGCGGCGTGAGGAAAATTCGCCCGACGCAATTGCCTGCGGGGCGGGCGGCGGGGTGCCTCCGGGCTCCGCGCGACAAACTCGAAGGCGGGCGCTGGCAGCCGCCCTGACGTGGTATGCGAGGCGGTGGGCCAGCTCCCCAAGGGTCTCGTCCCCGTTGGGTTTGGCCAGAACGTCCACCGCCCCGGCCGCCAGGGCTTCCATGGCCTTGGCCGATCCCTGTGGGGTCAGGGAACTGATCACCACCACCGGTATCGGATGGTGCATCTGAAGGATTTTGAGAAAAGTAAGCCCATCCATCCGGGGCATTTCCAAGTCGAGCGTGAGGACGTCGGGTTCGAGCGAGAGTATCTTCTCGCGCGCGACATAGGCGTCCGCGGCAACGCCGACGACCTCGATCCCGGCATCCTGTCCGAGCGCCGCGCGGATGGCCCGCCGGGCCAGGGCGGAGTCATCCACCACCAAGACGCGAATCCTGCGAGGCGTGCTCATGGTTTGCGGTAGACACCTTGGCGAATCGACTCGAGCTCATGGTGGAGACCCATCAGGCTTTCCGAATGCCCGACGAACAGGTACCCGCCGGAGGCCAGTTGCCGGGTGAGCTTTTGCACCAGGATTCCGCGCGACGGTGGATCAAAATAGATCATCACGTTTCGGCAGAAGATCACGTGCTGCGGGCGCTGCACCGGATAGTCGGGCTGGAACAGGTTGATGCGCTGGAAGCGGACGTGTTGTTTCAGCTCCGGCCGAATCCGGCAGCTCCCGACGCGCACGCCGACACCCTTCTGAAAATAGCGCTTCAAGATCTCCCCGGTCACAGGAGGTTCGGCATTCATCCGGTAGATGCCCAGCTCTGCCGCGGTCAACATGCGCCGGGAAATGTCGGACGCCTCGACCCGCCAGTCGGCGGCGGGGGGATTCAGGCGAAAGTATTCGGCGAGGACCAGGGCCAGGGTGTACGCCTCCTCACCGGACGCCGCCGCCGCCGACCAGACCCGGAGCGGCGCCTTCTCGGCGGCAAGGCGCGGGATCCACTCCGGGAGGATCCGCTGGGCCAGATAGGTGAAATGTTCGGGCTCCCGGAAAAACCGGGTGTGATTGGTGGAAATGAGATCCACCAACTGCCCGATCTCGTCGCCGCCGCCCGCCGACTCCACGAAGGCGCAGTACTCGTCGAACGAGTCCATTCCGAGCGCACGCAACCGGCTCCGCAGCCGATTCGCCAGCAGGGGCTGCTTGTCCGGGCCGAGCCGGATCCGGCTGTGTTGGTACACCAGGGCCACGAGTGTACGATACGCTCCAGCGGACAACGTGGCCTTGAAGGTGGCATGCATTCGGGCGGGTCCGGCATCTCGAAGTCCGCCTAAAAGCTGCGGAAGTTGTCATCTTCTCCGCCCCCGCGCCCGGTCGAATCGCCAGGCATCGGGATGAACTTGCGTCCGCCACCCGCCAATGGCTTTGCCCCGCGAGACCGCGGTCGTGGGACGGATGCCGCCGGACCGCTGGACAGCGTATAGTGTGAGGTCTCGGCTACGGGCGCTGCCGGGCCGGGGGTCGAGGTGATCCCGCCGACCAGCTGGCGAAGCTGCCCGACCATGTCCTTCAGCGAACCGGCTTGGGCATTGAGCTGCTCCGCCGCGCTGGCGCTCTCCTCGGCACTGGCGGAATTGCTCTGGGTGACGCTGTCCATCTGGTTGATGGCGATGTTGATCTGTTCGATGCCCTGGGCCTGTTCGCGGGCCGCCGTGGCGATTTCCGCGACGAGGGAATCGGTCGCCGACACCTTTTCCGCAATCTGCGTGAGCGAATCCCCCACTTTGGCGCAGCTCCGGGACCCTTGCCGACTGCTGGCAATCGCCGCGTCAATCTTGTCCGCCGTTTCCTTCGCCGCTGCGGCACTGCGTTGCGCCAGCGAGCGGACCTCATCCGCCACGACGGCGAACCCGGCACCCGCCTCGCCCGCCCGCGCGGCTTCCACGGCGGCGTTCAGGGCGAGAATGTTCGTCTGGAAGGCGATCTCATCAATGTTCTTCACAATCTTGGCCACCTCGGCGCTGGAAGTGTCGATGGCGGCCATCGCCTGATTCATTTCGACCATCGTTTGGGAGCCGGCCTCCGCCACCGAGCGCGCCTCGCCGGCCAACGCCTTGGCCTTCTGCGCATTTTCCGCGGTCACGCGGATCATGGTCGACATCTCCTCGAGGGAGGCGCTGGTTTCCTCCACGGAAGCTGCCTGCTCGCTCGCGCCCGAGGAAAGGGTCTGGCTCGAGGCCGAAACCTGGTGTGCAGCGGCGGCGGTTTGGACGGCACCCGCGTCCAGTTTCGCCGCCAGATCCCGCAGGACGCGGTTGGTGGCCCGCACAACCTGCGAGGCCATCAGCGCGTTGCCCGCCAGGGCGAGGATCAGGCCGAGGAGGATCAGACGAACGCCGGATTCCGCCTGCTGCCTGCCATCGAGACCCGCGGCTGTGCCCAGCTTGTTGTTATAATTGACGTCGGCCTGCAACGCCTCAATCGAGGCCTCATAGGCCGGGAGGACCACCTCTGAAAGCCACTTCCGGGACTCCTCAATCTTGCTCAGGCGAACGAGCTCGAGGAGTCGGGTGCGGGCGGTGGCGAAGGCGGTGCGGGTTCGCCTGGCCTCCTCAAACAGGCGGCGATCCTCCCCGTCCGAAAGGAGTTCCTCATAGCGTCGAAACAGCTCATCAACACGGGCCCGGTTGCCCGCGATCGCCTGTTCGAGCTTCAGCCGCTGGTCCTCGGTGTCCGCCAGCAGGAACTGCTGGGCGAGGAGGAGATTCTCCCGCGACTCGAAGGAGACCTCATTCAGGATCAGCACGCTGGGAAGCGAGTTGTCCGAGAGGACGGTCAGATTCTGGCGGAGGCCGTGCAATCGCCAGAGGGCAAACGCGCCCAGCAGGAGGGTGATTACCAGCACCGCGGTAAAGCCGAGGCTAATCCGGCGTGAGATGGTCCAGGAGTTCATGTCGTTGGGGATTCGGAATTCGAGGCTGCGGTCGGAGGAAGCAACACGGGACCCTCCTCCAGAAAAATCCTCTCCAGATTGAGCAGCGTCTTGACGCCGCCATGGACCTTGGCCATGCCGGAAAT
The window above is part of the Verrucomicrobiia bacterium genome. Proteins encoded here:
- a CDS encoding response regulator encodes the protein MPECAVAPKHFFVNPDFPSRAPSRATPPSGTAADDVSTSALHRAAVLVVDDSRTMRLALIRALNAIGFRNVTEAVNGRQAIDLVLERPFDLMLLDMEMPEMNGMEVLVAVKNNHHLSGLPIIVISGAEQIENAVNCIELGAEDYLPKPFNPTLLRARVTSSIEKKRLRDLDRLRVVQLQTEKDLLEIERDKSERLLLNILPKAIAERLKLGEPTIANGHPTVTVMFADLVGFTALSRRTAPADLVKVLNGIFTAFDLLVERHRLEKIKTIGDSYMLAGGIPVSREDHAQAVADAALEMIDALDRLNAANGTDLKIRVGMNTGPIVAGVIGKRKFTYDLWGDTVNVASRMESSGVPGAVHVSESTYQVLKEDFIFEERGLTECKGIGPVLTYFLRRRRSAV
- a CDS encoding response regulator — translated: MTPKILSVDDSKTIRLLVARLFRPFKCEVCEAENGAQGLAAAARERPDLILLDYNMPIMDGITMLRQLRADDVLRRIPVIMLTAETGCDNMATVARLGVRDYVTKPFREEQLLAKVGRIITLTPRAGTDA
- a CDS encoding chemotaxis protein CheX, which produces MSAASNVPDLRGISSRALVEVLEALVSLSAMEVRRAVGTAGGVAGPGFGATVAMCGERISGEVHLDLPESFAREASARLLGPFDATSADATQLMDFAGELANMVAGRMAASLDAAGFPCRLGTPVVGCGPGRRGSSELDAGGTQTDWICEGHRLTLEVRCILRPS
- a CDS encoding chemotaxis response regulator protein-glutamate methylesterase, which gives rise to MSTPRRIRVLVVDDSALARRAIRAALGQDAGIEVVGVAADAYVAREKILSLEPDVLTLDLEMPRMDGLTFLKILQMHHPIPVVVISSLTPQGSAKAMEALAAGAVDVLAKPNGDETLGELAHRLAYHVRAAASARLRVCRAEPGGTPPPAPQAIASGEFSSRRLIVIGASTGGVEALRFLLPQLPDRLPPIAVVQHIPPNFSRVMAEHLNGLCPFEVREAANDDELRPGLCLVAPGDFHLALVPSSRGYRARLTQSPPVHHCRPAVDVLFRSAADHAGAQAVAVLLTGMGVDGARGMQALRVAGARTLAEHEDSCVVYGMPQAAIKMGVVDHVVPLPEMARALLQALAQPVRA
- a CDS encoding protein-glutamate O-methyltransferase CheR — protein: MHATFKATLSAGAYRTLVALVYQHSRIRLGPDKQPLLANRLRSRLRALGMDSFDEYCAFVESAGGGDEIGQLVDLISTNHTRFFREPEHFTYLAQRILPEWIPRLAAEKAPLRVWSAAAASGEEAYTLALVLAEYFRLNPPAADWRVEASDISRRMLTAAELGIYRMNAEPPVTGEILKRYFQKGVGVRVGSCRIRPELKQHVRFQRINLFQPDYPVQRPQHVIFCRNVMIYFDPPSRGILVQKLTRQLASGGYLFVGHSESLMGLHHELESIRQGVYRKP
- a CDS encoding MCP four helix bundle domain-containing protein: MNSWTISRRISLGFTAVLVITLLLGAFALWRLHGLRQNLTVLSDNSLPSVLILNEVSFESRENLLLAQQFLLADTEDQRLKLEQAIAGNRARVDELFRRYEELLSDGEDRRLFEEARRTRTAFATARTRLLELVRLSKIEESRKWLSEVVLPAYEASIEALQADVNYNNKLGTAAGLDGRQQAESGVRLILLGLILALAGNALMASQVVRATNRVLRDLAAKLDAGAVQTAAAAHQVSASSQTLSSGASEQAASVEETSASLEEMSTMIRVTAENAQKAKALAGEARSVAEAGSQTMVEMNQAMAAIDTSSAEVAKIVKNIDEIAFQTNILALNAAVEAARAGEAGAGFAVVADEVRSLAQRSAAAAKETADKIDAAIASSRQGSRSCAKVGDSLTQIAEKVSATDSLVAEIATAAREQAQGIEQINIAINQMDSVTQSNSASAEESASAAEQLNAQAGSLKDMVGQLRQLVGGITSTPGPAAPVAETSHYTLSSGPAASVPRPRSRGAKPLAGGGRKFIPMPGDSTGRGGGEDDNFRSF